GTGAAGCAACTAAtgttgtaataaaataattgtcAGGTAGGGAGGTCAGTTGGAATATTTCTCAGTGATTCATGCTGGAAGATCACACTGAAAATGATGGCAAATACAAATCCAGCCTAAGAATCATAGAGTtgacttgagttggaagggatcttaaaagCTCCAGTCCCCTGCCATAAGTGGGGTTACCAACTAGGCTGCCTAGGGctatatccaacctgaccttgaaacatctccagggatggggcattcgcaacttctctgggcagaaaACCTTGTGGTTACGGTAATCTTGTTCATGCTCttgctccttcccttcccttcccttcccttcccttcccttcccttcccttcccttcccttcccttcccttcccttcccttcccttcccttcccttcccttcccttcttctctttctcctctcccattGCCCCaattcctctctctttttcctcacaTTCAAAAATGTTATTGCATCCTGTGTTGGtgtatgttttctttgcaggagATAGGATTGGCTGTCTGGACAAAAAGATCAGTAAATCAGAAGAAAGGGTTTTATGCACTTAAAAGTGCTCTCTAAGTTTAATCAGAAGATTTACAAAAGTGAAGTTAAGATGACTTTAAACATTTTGTGTTACAACTTTTATGGGTGTCTCTGTGCAGATGCTGCTAAAAAGCAAGGACACTGTGTTTGATTTCTTTGATGTTTGCTTGTtatgtgttttctttagaaGGTAAAGATTGTATAAGTATAATATGTGGGATAACATGGAAGATAGTAATGTGGAAATCATTTAGTCCCAGCATTTTAGGCTGTATAGTAGTAGATGGCTCCCTTTTAACCTGAGTATTGTAGAGAAGAATTCTAAGGAGTGGGTTTTGTACTGACTAATAAAAAACTACTAATAAGAGACTTCAGCAAGCCACAACAGAGAAAGGGTATTCAATATCTATAGGTCATGGTACTCAAGTTTATAAAAAATATGTTGATTACTTGTGACCATCCTAATGCATATTCATACGAATTAAAAgctgctattttgttttctagttcACTGTGATCATGGAGCAAACTCCACAAGAGATGGTAAGCAGTCTTTATTGTTGTCGATGGGATTGCTTAGTCGCATTTTATATACAAAATGCATATAAACACTTTTATTGAGTTGTCAACACAGACATGTAAAAATTAGATGTGAAAGTATCTAAATGGCTATGAGACAGAATTCAGATTACAACAGCGAGTGATTTGTCTACTCCTGGGGAGGCTCCAGAGTCAtaacaggaaaataacagaGGACTCTGATCATTTGCCTTAGATTTATagcctttgttttcttgaggaaatctcttatttccatttattctgcagctgaaaaagcaCAGACATAGAACTAAGATAGACTTTAAAGtgttcccttcctctttccacaCCAGTGTAAAACAtgtctgtaatttcttttttaacagatggatttttaaaattcaaatgtaAAATGGGGGGTTTTAAGGgtcattttcagcagaaaagcCATAAAAAGTTCTTGGACAGGCACCAGCATCACAGTCCTGTCTCCATGAACTggctttttgtcttcctttctcctaAATTAACAACTGGAGCCAGTCAACCAGCTGGATTCCAGAGCTTAGAGTAAGGGCTCTTTTAGAAACATTTGAGACGAACCGGAGATATTTTTTGAGCTTTAAAAGAATATATTGTCGTTTTAGTAAATATATAGAATGTAGGAGATCTCTGCTTTTGTCAAGCTGCATAATGTTTCAAAACTGGATTTTTAAGTAGTGGGAATAATAAAATGTTCTGTAAGTAACCTGTGAATGTATCAAATTTGACAACAGAACGTTCTCATCTGTTGAAGGATGAGGAGTCACTGTGACATTCTTTAGCAAAGcaagaacaataaataaatgaaaaaaacattgtaTATTGTAGCTTTTAGGTCACTGGATGATTAAGAATGAAGAAACTCCATATGGAAGGCAGATGCTTCTCTTGCACCTACTCATTTGAGGAATAAATCTCAAATGATAGGTCTTGTAGCAACACAGTTTTGGACTAAAACAAGCATCAATGCTATGAAGTTTAACATCCATGAATTGTTATCTGGGCTTTTAAATCAGATTGCTGAGCCCTGTAGCTCTTCACCATTAGGGTGCTATTTTAATCAGAAGTTATTAAGGAATGCaagtttgttttattgtgttttgttgtttttttttttataatggaCTCATGGCTGGGGatcctttatttctgaaagcacataGCAGTTACCTAGAAAGGGAGCGTTTATAGTATAGATCCCTTACGGAGTAGTGTGCTCAGCTTTGTAGAAAGAAGGAAGACGTAGCAGTTGAGTTTTTTCTTATATGCcactaaaaaaagaataaaatggaaagaatacTAATAAAGGGCTGTAAACGTCACATTCATCTCTGAAAACCTTGGCTAATCTTGCCATGGATTGAGTGTTTGCCAAAAGGTGGTTTAATTAAAGTCTTCTCATTTAATGGGTGTTCTGTTTTGCCTAGATAAAAGACTTTCTATAGAAATCAAGATGGgacaggagggagggagaatggctatatgttttgtttgttctagaTTTTAGGTTACTACTCTGTGGCTTTCTTTTAAGATCCTCTGTTATCTCCTGATTTTGAGAGTAGAGTGAGGATAGAGTTGAAACGGCCTGTATGAAGGGGCTCGGGAGTAGAAGGACTGCAGGGCTTTTCAGTTGCTACTGGAATGTGAACAGAGTGAAACTGAGCTTTTTCAGGGAAACTAAGATCAGATGTAGGACAAGAGAAGGTGTTGTTGCAATACATTTCCCTCtatagaattatttttccatgtgcTTTATCAGTGGTACTTTGTTACCCTTTCTCATGTGCTGGTTGCTGATGAGTACAAAAGGGAAATTTACTGGCAGCTGGCAGTTGGCTAAATACAGACTTGTTTTTGATCAAGGCCACGATGGCTATATGAACTTGGCTGAATTGCCATTTGACCTTTCCTGAGAAACTTATTTTGGCAGGCAGATGGAGGAAATAAGTTACTGGATAAAATGAATGCCTTTGTTTAATATGGAGGAATTTTAATCTCTTGTGTTTTCCGCCTGCGGATTTGGAAATCAGGTGTCAGTTGTAATACATACACCTTGGAATGACTCTGTTCTTAAAACTCATGTGAGTGGTTAAAGGAGATGTGGAATATACCAACACAGTGTTttccctaaaaaaaaacactgactTTCACCTTAAAAGTACTAACACTTGTATGGAAAACACCTCCTGGACACTACAACAGTGAGCTGTTAATTCTTCCTTGGTAGATATGATGATGAAAAAACAATCTCTTGTAAGAGTAATGAAGTGTAATGCATTTGTACTGTGTTAACAGTTAcccttttttttcagatatatttttttttcataggaaaagAGCAGTCAATGATTAAAATACGAATGTAGGACTTACTCTTACTCAGTGTTTTATCTCTCAattactgcttgttttctcttccatgtGCATCTCCCCACCATTCGGATGCAGGAAGAAACTGAGCCAtggtattttcagaaaatgtatgCAAGATATTGGAAGCACTATGATTTAGCTATGCGCTGGATGCGTAGGCACCAGGAAGCCTACAGGAAAGCCATGGAGTCCCTTTGTCACGTACCATGGCCACCTTATGCAGCTTCTCCAAGTAGCCGCTACTCagattgggatggggatgacCCCTCGTGTACCCACAACCATTTTTTCAACTATGGCCCACATGGCAGAGCTCAGCGGCGCATGGATGCCCAGCCAAGGAAGGAGCATGATgacagggaggaggaagaggaagactCTGAAGTGGAGGAAGACTCAGAGTCTGAAGGGGAGTTTGAATATGACCTGAGTAACATGGAAATCACAGAGGAACTTCGCCAGTTTTTTGCCCAAACAGAGAGGCATCGGGAAGAACTACGTAAgtctgttcttgttttgtgttttcttgtgctTCGTGACCATGCCGTTGAGTCATGGACAGCTTCAGAGTTTACAGACTTTATAGCAGTTACACAAATAAGCAGACACTGTAGGTAGACAAGTCAAGCAGATCAAATCAGGCAAAACCAGTGGGTGCTGTTGAGTTCGGCTCATAAATAACTGgtagaaaaatattcaaacacCTTCtgtgagaaagagagagaattatGACTGCAAGGAGGAGAATAACGTGCTTTGTCTTGGAGATAGTATTCTTAAAAATTTCGGAGTTCTTGAAACTGAAGTTTAAATATAGATAACATGCTGTATGTCTGAGCGGGGAACCCAGAGGAAGTGCTTTGCTGCATCACTGAACCCTAGGGTGAACCTCAATGTGTTCTATAATATGGAGGAgccattttgtttgttctttcttggcTAACCCAACAGTAAAATTCCAAGACCTTTCTCTTGTCTCTGCATCCCTAAGGTACTCTTCATTCTATACTATACCAGaagtttctctttattttgcaTCTTGATCTGGAGCCAAGTCATTAGGCAGGAAATGTAAGCCAAAGATTTACTATTTATGTCAGATCTTGATCATcgtcttttttttctgtgcaattcctttgtttaaaaaaaaaaaaagtttattggTAGTTTATTTCATATACAAATATTGCAGGGAGATTAACGATCTGTTTTTAAGTAGTAGTATGATGAGAACAACTGTTCCCCTTAATTCAAATAGGAAATACTcagaataaatgtttaataGAGCTTTCTTTGCATATCGAAAGAGGGAAatattctaaaagaaaaaaaaaaaaaaaaaaaaggataataaaagCAGTGATTGGGAGGGAAAAATAGAAGTCATGTTATTATAAGGTCTTTGATCTGAGGTATCCAGTGAGCTGAGACTCCTCAGCTTTAACTTTGTGCTTCCTGTCAGTATGGTGCACTGTTTCTGTAGTTAGCAAAGAAACATGAGCCAAAGAGCTCAAGTGGTAGTGTGTGATGTACCACCCCTTTCTCTCCATGGTTTTTCAGCATCagtttgatgttttcttctgaaacattctTTTAATGAGGTACAGGGTACTCTAAGATGCTTGGCTAATTCTAGAAATGCAGTactttcttttatatatatatatattatatatataatattatattattatattattaatataatatattatattattattatttattatatattatattatatatatatatatatatatgtgtatatgatTAATGGTGTTTAAAGGTGTGTGAGTGATTAAAGTGCTGTCCTGGAAATTGGAAAATCTGGGCTTACAGATGCTCTTTGTCACAGATATCACAAATATCCTGTATGACCTTGGTATAGCTGTTCAGTCTATTCCTGACCCCTCTACTGACCACTCTTGCTAAAAATATGATTTGATCCTTTATGATGAGCAAGTGAATCAGGAAGTGGCTTGTGACTCAGAATACAGATTTGACTTCTGTTCCTTCCACCACAGAGATACTAGGAGTCTTTTTGGAATGTTTAggtttctgctctgtgccataTACTAGCCTATTTGTGGGTAAGCGTGACTTCACTTTATTCAGTGAGATAATCTTTGTCCAAAGTTAAGCAGAATCTGGCCTTGAGCTACTGCGTGCCTCAGTTTTTTTGTAAATTGAAGTTTCTTTGTGGTATGATAAAGTGAAGGTAATAGTTGCATGTAATTATTCAAGGGATGAAAAAGTAAACAAGGGCtagatttaattaaaatatagaaGTGTTACAGAACTCTTGGGTGTCTGGTGCTATCTAAATGCTAATTTTACGAATAATTAAAACTATTGTATAAGCTTgttcagaagaatattttttttcttgcaggggggagaaagaaaagtaaaatgcattttttttcctgttgaagtTTCTCATGTAGCATAAGTAGCgggaagaggagaaaatctTTGTTTCCCTCATTGTATGGAAATGAGCTGATATGGAGACTGTTTAAGGCAGTATCACACAGTGAGGTAGTGTTATtccctttcacagaatcacagaattgtagaggttggaagagacctctagagatcatcgagtccaaccccctgccaaagcaggttccctacaccacgtcacacaggtaggcgtccaggcaggtcttgaatatctccagagaaggagactccaccacctccctgggcagcctgttcctgtgctttctTGGATTCCTTTCCAGaacaagatgaaataaaagTTAGAAGCTCATTAAGGTGCAGTCCGTTACACTACCACATTCTGTCTTCCGTAGTGTGCTGAAGAATCCCTGTAGTTCCGTATTGATACtcaagaaaactgagaaaatacaaatgcacaAAGCAAACCTATGCTTACTTATTTCCCCTCTgatagcttttcattttaatcccAGACTTTATGTCATGGGCTGTCTCACCACCTTCAGGAACAGATCTCTAGAGAAACGTAGGCATTATAAAGCTCAGTAACGCCTGCTATTTAGGCACCATCTCTGTGAGAGCCACTTTTAGTGTTGAGGTGAgaattttaaattctctttaaaCTGGGCATGTCAAAGGAGAATTATCAGTAGGGACCTTGGCAATCAGGTGAAGTGTCAGAGCATTAAGGGAAAGCTGTGTCTCgagttttcttcctctgatgTAAGTAAGTGGGTCCAGGTGGAGTTCACAGCCTTTAAACCATCCGCCTTGATATGCTCTTGCAAGCAAACATCTGGCTCACTCTTCTTTTGAAATGAGTGCTGTGCATGAGTTTGATATATGTTTATGGGCATTTTGCTCAAGTGTGAGACACATGGGAGAAGAGCAAAGGGCCAAAGAGGGGATTGGGGCTCCTATGGGAGGATTATGTAAGTATAGAGCATGGAGAATTAGTTTAGTTTTGTAATGGATGACCACCAGGTCTGTTTTTCAAGACCTGCAAAATTAGGAAATAGTACACAGACGTAATTTGGACGTGTGTAGGATGAGAGCTTTGATTTACCAAGTTAAATACAGCTGGTTCTCAGCCATGACCCATGTCTCATCAACATGTGAAAGAGTAATCAAATAGACTGAAATGATCAGACTCTCACTTCTAGTGCCGGTTAAAGAGTCCGCTGGAGGTAACAGGAGTCACAGACCTTAGAAGAGAACATCTTGCAAACTTTAATTGGAAGACTTAAGTAGGCCTGAGGTGTGGGTGGGAACAGCATATGTCTGGGTGGTAAAATGCAAGTCAATACTAATTGCAAAGGAatttcaaagagaaggaagctATCATTTTAAACTAGCCACAGAAAAGAACTTCAGGTTTACTCCAGCTTTCAGTAACTAGCACGGATTTACAGGACTATGCCtattcttcagcatttttttttcagttgttggCTGACTTGTACAGTAAAGCCTTTAAAGCTGGCAAGTTCTAAGTCTCGCTGCATGATTTAACACTTAGCAGGGATACAGTTGTTCgcaaacaatcttttttttgtttttgaattcaTATCAAATTCCTCATAGTTTTTATATTCTTGTCATGTGTTGCAGTCAAGTTATGTGTTCCTGGAATGCCCCAGAGTAATTGAGAGCAGAGTTCTGCTGAGTCTGTATGAGCTCAGACACATTAATGCACCATAAACTTCTTCCATATTCTAGATATCCTGTACATTTGGATAGAATTCCTTTCATgcagttttgatttcttttcagttgtttaCCTTCATATGCAATCACAATTATTGAGCGTATCTGTTCTAAGGGGTTTTGTCCTTCATCTTAACTGATGATCCTAGTACCCTGTGCTTCCCGGGGATGTTTGTACTAGCATTTAAGTCTTCACTAAGGCTGttaaaaagcatgaaatcaTTGTTCTAAGTTATGACACCTGTCAGACCTAGGTAGTGTACTTAATTCTCCAAGTGTCCTAGATATGAAGAGCTGAATACATTGTCTTCTTACATTTGCAAAACTTAAAGGGACACAAATAAGAAAGTAAGATTCAGattgtttagccttgagaaaagaaggctgagacGGGATTTGATCTGGGTTTATAAATgcctgaggtgtgggggccatagtggtgaggctggtctcttttcagtagtgcgtggggacaggactaggggtaatgggatgaaagtacagcataggaagttccgcatgaatgtgcagaagaacttctttacagtgagggtgatggagcactggaacaggctgcccagggaggtggtggagtctccttctctggagatattcaagacccgcctggacgcctacctgtgcgatgtggtgtatgaagcctgctttggcagcgggtttggactcgatgatctctagaggtcccttccaactcctacaattctgtgattcataagCCTAACAATTCAGTGAACTGTCTAAttgcatgtattttatttattgcacTTCCAAATTTAGCCTTTGATATGTAGTTTGTTGTTACgcagtttttctttgttccctttttACATACAAGAGAAGATGACTGCTGTAATTGAGTAAATACAGCATTGCAAATACATTGAGAACCATTCTGTGGCAGCCAGCAGGCAATGAAACAgtgtcttttatttaaaaacaaaagcaaaggaaagtaCTGTCATGTCAGTTCATTACTGTAAGATAATGGGCTGTCAGTTGTTAATGCTACGActcttattttccattaaagcCTCTGTTTGTATTGCCCACATAGACCCTCCAGCTGTTCCCAAAATAATGTTGTCTCAACTTAAAATTTTTGTGCCAGATggaaagcctttaaaaaaaaaaaaaaaaaaaaaaaaaaaaaaaaaaaaaaaagaagaagaagaaggaattgaaaggaaatgctgaatgAAGATGTTTGTTTCAAATCTGCAATTTGTAGGTTTTTTCCCTTGGGTTTCAGAGGAAGATGACAGTTGCCACTGCCTCTTCCGTGACAAGGAACTAAAGgaattttccatgttttttaaacttgtCTGAATAATACCAGATCCATgaagtttggggttttgtttaAAGCCTTTGTACTTTGGAAAATACGGGCTTTTATGCTCATGTTTGTTACCATGCTTTAccaaaagtgaaagaaataaatgtttctttctgttactCATTTTGCTCTGTGAGACTTTAGTTCTCTAGATGACCAGCATCTTTATGCTTCGTTTTCCCTATCCTGGACTGTCAAAACAGTGTGCATGGTGACACTATAAATGTCTGTTTGACTCCTTGGCTTGTCAGCCTTGCCATCATACAGATTTTTACCACTGTCTTTGTAAGCCGGATTGCTGAAGTTTTTGAGAAGAACTTGTGAAATTGAGTGCTCTCCACAATACATGTGGGTGCTTGAGATATCTCAAAGGTATGCCTTTTGGAGGCATagggtggtttgtttgtttattttatttaatggaaGGATAAATGCCTTCTTTTAATGACTGAACCTTTATCCTGCAGCAGTAGAGCCTTCTGTGTCCAATTTTGGGCCcctgtgtccagttttgggcccctcactgcaagaaagacattaaggccctggaacgtgttcagaggagggcaacaaagctggtgaggggtctggagcacaggccttaggagaggcagaaggagctgggattgttcagcctggagaagaggaggctcaggggagacctcattgttTTCTATaagtacctgaagggaggttgtagtgagctgggggttggcctcttctctcgtgtcattagtgataggaccagagggaatggtttcaagctacaacaggggagattcaggctggacattaggaaatattacttctctgaaagggtaatcaggcactggaatgcactgcccagggagctggtggaatcactgaccctgggggtgttcaaggaacaactggatgttgtgttgagagccatggtttagtggaagctATTAGTAATATGGGAACGGTTGGTCTGGAGGATCTTTTAGGTCGTTTCCgaccttggtgattctatgattctcaagTACACAGGCTGGTGCAATCAAAATAGAGGTTGGTATTATTTGGAAATCAGTGGTAGAAGAATGCCTCCttgctgcagaaacaaagaaaaaatccacAATTTTTCACCACCTTTATgaggagacagaaaaataaagggtgAGATTTTAACCATGGGTTTCCGAAGTTTAATACGTATTTTCAGACTAAGACAGCTATTGAAGCATTCTTCACTTccattaaatgaaagaaaaaatggagatACCTGACATCTCAGTACTTCTGTATACATCCTACTGACATCACCTTTACTGAATGAGCGCAAAATTTCAACTCCTTTTCTCCCAGAGAGCTTTTGTTCCTAAGTTGTGAATCAGTGGAGTATGGTAACCTTGTATTGTTACTGCTCTTCGTAAATCATTGCTGTGGTAAAATTCCTCCTTAACTGAGTATTTTTCTTGTGGTTGTGAGGATAAGATGCATGGGACAGACATCACTGCTCCTCCCAGCTGCCTTTGCCCCTTACCATCTGCATGTAGGTCTGCTGTGAAGCCTTGATAGTTGGTGGTCTCGGAAGGATCCAGTGAAAACTGCTCCATAGTTTGCAGTTGTGTACGTGGTCACTTCTGTAGCTTTGACAGGTCAGCTATTGGAACTTTCTCTGTACAAATAAATTGGCAATTCAGTTTTATGTCAGACAAGTGGAGTGTCATCACCTGTTTTGTGTCCATGCAGTTTCCAAAGTATGAAAGTATACTGCAGTATTGTACCTGGGTTCTACAAAGCTCTAATAAAGAGCCACCCAGAAGACCCCAAGGAATCCCTTCCCTGTCTTCTTGTTAGAGCAAGAACAACTTTCAGAAGGTTAGGTGAGTGAACACATAGAATCTACTTAAGCTGAGAACTTGTGCTGGTAATTTTCTGAAGTAACGTCTGTCTGCTTGCTTATGCTGTAAgcatctgcagctgctctgtgtggttCCCCTAGTCTTGTCTTCATTCTTTGTCCCTGCAGGGGAGCctgtgaaagcagctgcagctgcagtggaaaAGAGCAGGTGAGACCACGCTGATAGCTCTAGGGAAGTGGTGTAAAAGTCATTCAGTGCTAATCACTGGACTCAGACACTCCGTTATGCACTTTCCTATTGCTCTTAAAATGCCTGGATTAGTGGTTCCGTCTGGGTGCCACATGTGGCACTTGTGGACGTCTAAATGCTTGCAATTAGGAGAGAGCTCTGACTCAGTTTTGTGATGATAAATCTGAATTCATCCATCTTTAATGTAGTGCTCATAACCCTGTAACTGGGCAGTGGCTATGAATTAAGTATTTTCTAACCCAGTCTTTTTTTGTGTCTGCTTAGGGGAGCTGCTGTAGCATGGACATTTAAAGTGTTAAGGCTTATAGTACTGGAGGGAATGCATTTGCAAGGACCAAGGTTAGAAATGAATGTAACCACGGTGCACATTTTTTATGCTCTTTATTTCCAAAATGTGCTCAGAATCTACAACAGAGTATGGTGCAACAATACTTGGAGCATTTAACATTTTAGATCACTCTTAGAAAGCAAACGTCTTGTATGGATTTGCTTGGAGATGTAACTTAGCTCTGCAAATTTTAATGTGATGTTGCTAAAGCCAGAATTTCAGAGGAACCATTTTCTTATCAACATCTTTCACTGTTCCTCAGTTTTATCAGAAACATCCAGATGGAATTCTTGCCCAGTGTAATtaggggctgtgggtgctgcgTGGATAGAAACTTGCAAGTTGAAAGACTTCCTTTTGCCTGGCTCTTGTAGAAACTTACTTCTTTGCATGCTCAAAATTGAGAGATACAGAGGCTACCAGTCTCAGACTCAGACAGCCTTTATAGAATGCCATCATGGTCTTGGACATGTCATTTGGGACTGCATCCACAAATCTATCAAAATGGATGAAATTTAATATCCAAAGTAATAATCTTCCTTTCCCCATCCATACTTTCCAGTTAAAAATCGTATCCAAAAGAAGATGCATCTTAAACTCCTGTGTGCAATGAAACACTGTCATTCTGTCTCTTCCAGTGGCAGAGCTGAACACCTGTGATATGTTATGATATGGTCTTCTACGAAGCCCATCCATTCCAAGAATTTAAGTGATCTTCTGCTCTAGGAGTTTGTGTCCAGATTCCCTGTTTTGGATTTTAGTACAGGGGCACAGAGGTACTATCCTGTCTCTCAGAAACATAGAGAAGTTTGTTGATATGTCAGTGCACTTAAAAAGAAGTTGTACTGCAAGCATATGAAGTGCTCAGCATGGATTGATCCAGCTGTTCATTAGTGTTATATTTGTTATTTGCCTCCAAAGTACAAAAACCTGTTTATCTGATGTCAGAGCTTTCCCTTGATATTTTCAAAGACATACATTTAAGTTGTCAAAACGTTCTGCCATACACTGAAGTCATGGAGACaatgtaaaatgaataaatcttAAGTGGCTATTTGTACTGAAAGTGTGTATGTACGGAAATTAAACAGCATGTGTGCTATACTGGTGATTGTTATTGGCCACATTTAGCTGGATAAGAGTCTCTTGGGTTTAAATTCATTTATAATTGCCAAAGCTGTGgttgttgctttaaaaatcagCTCTATATTCATGTAGA
The Coturnix japonica isolate 7356 chromosome 1, Coturnix japonica 2.1, whole genome shotgun sequence DNA segment above includes these coding regions:
- the GEMIN8 gene encoding gem-associated protein 8, giving the protein MEQTPQEMEETEPWYFQKMYARYWKHYDLAMRWMRRHQEAYRKAMESLCHVPWPPYAASPSSRYSDWDGDDPSCTHNHFFNYGPHGRAQRRMDAQPRKEHDDREEEEEDSEVEEDSESEGEFEYDLSNMEITEELRQFFAQTERHREELRRQQQLEAEQQEMYVEADQDLYRNTKRSVEPPAERPGERRMAEMEKLYGDEAAKILAMETAMQLIFDRNCDKKQPKYWPIIPLKL